One stretch of Miscanthus floridulus cultivar M001 chromosome 18, ASM1932011v1, whole genome shotgun sequence DNA includes these proteins:
- the LOC136519732 gene encoding uncharacterized protein yields the protein MSNDRHTVPGGGEGTTSSEVPVVISDSVATAAEHKEWLKEMRGWLIVLATLAASVTYQAGLNPPGGFWQDSNGHLAGNPVLHDGPFVKRYLTFYYFNATAFATSLVIIILLLNERFFMSEAKVAALTLTTMVDLMSLVGAYIAGSTRNMANSIYIIVLTCFLFVCVVYIARVLPTLCFIVLFMSPWIYRLAKKGWLPVTEHMKKRVQVAKEREREEEKQMRLQEHKKANSTCCNCCSCFKASKYDDIENRGLPVITENN from the exons ATGTCCAACGATCGGCACACAGTCCCCGGCGGTGGGGAAGGGACCACGTCGTCGGAGGTTCCGGTGGTGATCTCCGATAGCGtcgcaacggcggcggagcacaAGGAGTGGCTCAAGGAGATGCGCGGGTGGCTGATCGTGCTGGCCACCCTGGCCGCGTCGGTGACGTACCAGGCGGGGCTGAACCCTCCCGGCGGATTCTGGCAGGACAGCAACGGGCACTTGGCCGGCAACCCCGTGCTGCACGACGGCCCCTTCGTGAAGCGCTACCTGACCTTCTACTACTTCAACGCGACGGCGTTCGCGACGTCGCTGGTCATCATCATCCTTCTCCTCAACGAGCGGTTCTTCATGTCGGAGGCCAAGGTGGCCGCGCTCACCCTCACCACCATGGTTGATCTCATGAGCCTCGTCGGCGCCTATATCGCCGGTTCCACCCGCAACATGGCCAACTCCATCTACATCATCGTGCTCACCTGCTTCCTCTTCGTCTGCGTCGTCTACATCGCCAG GGTGCTGCCGACCCTGTGCTTCATCGTGCTCTTCATGTCGCCGTGGATATACCGGCTGGCCAAAAAGGGGTGGCTGCCGGTGACGGAACACATGAAAAAGAGAGTTCAGGTGGCCAAGGAGAGGGAGCGAGAGGAGGAGAAGCAGATGAGACTGCAGGAACATAAAAAGGCCAACAGCACCTGCTGCAACTGCTGCTCATGCTTCAAAGCGTCCAAGTACGACGACATTGAGAACAGGGGGCTGCCTGTTATAACTGAAAACAACTAA